A single region of the Eleginops maclovinus isolate JMC-PN-2008 ecotype Puerto Natales chromosome 4, JC_Emac_rtc_rv5, whole genome shotgun sequence genome encodes:
- the LOC134863907 gene encoding tau-tubulin kinase 1-like, with product MDSDPSSDGQVRGQDLLMTLLSNTLVEEEEEEEEEEEEVSMGEVRDLQSTKPPRTTNPSSNSAAQGGEISPGELSAGVSEVDLELTNQGSVAPGDLTQEPISTPTSDLHRHLSLTPPSAANQQRGGGVMRLDVHLPCSSPEEEVMEFQPFCHPRS from the exons ATG GACTCTGACCCCTCCAGTGACGgtcaggtcagaggtcaggaccTCCTGATGACCCTGCTGAGCAACACACTCGTTgag gaggaggaggaggaggaggaggaggaggaggaggtgagtaTGGGGGAGGTGAGAGACCTCCAGTCTACAAAACCTCCCAGAACTACAAATCCCAGCAGCAATAGTGCAGCCCAGGGGGGTGAAATCTCACCTGGAGAGCTGAGTGCAG ggGTGTCAGAGGTTGACCTCGAATTGACCAATCAGGGCTCAGTGGCCCCCGGAGACCTGACACAGGAGCCAATCAGCACGCCGACCTCTGACCTGCATAGACACCTGTCACTGACCCCTCCCTCTGCag CCAATCagcagcgaggaggaggagtcatGAGGCTGGATGTTCACCTGCCCTGCAGCTCACCtgaggaggaggtgatggag TTCCAACCTTTCTGTCATCCTCGCTCATAA